The proteins below are encoded in one region of Amycolatopsis acidiphila:
- a CDS encoding ring-cleaving dioxygenase, with product MSIKTNGLHHVTAIGGDPQRNADFYLRTLGLRLVKTTVNFDDPGTYHLYYGDQSGKPGSLMTFFPWKDAPSGRRGNGQATTTAFSVPANSIGWWKDHLAQAGITTGRIANREGEDVLTFDDPDGLQLALVAHPQGDPRDPWDNGHVPAEHAIRGLHSVTLSVAEEDATAEMFRELGLSFTSQDSNRLRFSAGEGGPGAMVDVLVTPDAPRGLVAAGTVHHVAWRAPDEPTQATWRDELVDRGVNVTSILDRQYFRSIYFREPGGTLLEVATDQPGFAIDEPLLELGRALKLPPWLEPNREQIANTLPKLDLPSENNPELV from the coding sequence ATGTCCATCAAGACCAACGGCCTGCACCACGTCACCGCGATCGGCGGCGACCCGCAGCGCAACGCGGACTTCTACCTGCGCACGCTCGGCCTGCGGCTGGTGAAGACCACCGTCAACTTCGACGACCCCGGCACGTACCACCTGTACTACGGCGACCAGTCGGGCAAGCCCGGCTCGCTGATGACGTTCTTCCCGTGGAAGGACGCACCCAGCGGCCGCCGCGGCAACGGCCAGGCCACCACGACCGCCTTCTCCGTACCGGCGAACTCCATCGGCTGGTGGAAGGACCACCTCGCCCAGGCCGGCATCACCACCGGCCGCATCGCCAACCGCGAAGGCGAGGACGTGCTGACCTTCGACGACCCGGACGGCCTGCAGCTCGCGCTCGTCGCGCACCCGCAGGGCGACCCGCGCGACCCGTGGGACAACGGGCACGTCCCGGCCGAGCACGCGATCCGCGGCCTGCACTCGGTGACGTTGTCCGTCGCCGAGGAGGACGCCACCGCGGAGATGTTCCGTGAGCTGGGCCTGAGCTTCACCAGCCAGGACTCCAACCGGCTGCGCTTCAGCGCCGGCGAGGGCGGCCCCGGCGCGATGGTCGACGTCCTGGTCACCCCGGACGCCCCGCGTGGGCTGGTCGCCGCCGGCACCGTGCACCACGTGGCGTGGCGCGCGCCCGACGAGCCGACCCAGGCCACGTGGCGCGACGAGCTGGTCGACCGCGGGGTGAACGTGACCTCGATCCTCGACCGCCAGTACTTCCGCTCGATCTACTTCCGCGAGCCGGGCGGCACCCTGCTCGAGGTGGCGACCGACCAGCCGGGCTTCGCGATCGACGAGCCGCTGCTGGAGCTGGGCCGCGCGCTGAAGCTCCCGCCGTGGCTGGAGCCGAACCGCGAGCAGATCGCGAACACGCTGCCGAAGCTAGACCTGCCCAGCGAGAACAACCCGGAGCTGGTGTGA
- a CDS encoding MarR family winged helix-turn-helix transcriptional regulator, which translates to MADDDEIVTWWGLVIEGYVATQDKLMGEIAERFGLSPAQFDILLRLVRTPGYQLPMTRLAKEAALSSGGFTKVADRLVAAGLIVRRPNRDDRRVTYACLSEHGRGVAEKARRVCADILRQRVLEPLGPDASKALAAAMRTLRTVNGE; encoded by the coding sequence GTGGCTGATGATGACGAGATCGTGACGTGGTGGGGCCTGGTCATCGAGGGCTACGTGGCGACGCAGGACAAGCTGATGGGCGAGATCGCCGAGCGGTTCGGGCTCTCGCCCGCGCAGTTCGACATCCTGCTCCGGCTGGTTCGCACACCCGGGTACCAGCTGCCGATGACCCGGCTGGCGAAGGAGGCCGCGCTGTCGAGCGGCGGGTTCACCAAGGTCGCGGACCGGCTCGTGGCGGCCGGGCTGATCGTGCGCCGACCGAACCGGGACGACCGGCGCGTGACGTACGCCTGTCTGAGCGAGCACGGCCGGGGGGTCGCCGAGAAGGCGCGCCGGGTCTGTGCGGACATCCTGCGGCAGCGGGTGCTGGAGCCACTGGGCCCGGACGCGTCGAAGGCTCTCGCCGCGGCCATGCGAACTCTGCGGACTGTCAACGGAGAGTAG
- a CDS encoding VOC family protein has product MLAKSTVVTMLPVQDAHRAGHFYTDALGLHEAAAGPDGTRYFEVGGGNAIGLRELPDARPSENTALSFEVTDITAEVGDLEKRGVRFLDYDSGDLRTVGHIATVGAEKAAWFTDTEGNCLCLHQLG; this is encoded by the coding sequence ATGCTCGCGAAATCCACCGTCGTCACGATGCTGCCGGTGCAGGACGCACACCGTGCGGGCCACTTCTACACCGACGCCCTTGGCCTGCACGAAGCGGCCGCGGGCCCCGACGGGACGCGGTACTTCGAGGTGGGCGGCGGCAACGCGATCGGGCTCCGCGAGCTGCCGGACGCCCGGCCGAGCGAGAACACGGCGCTGAGCTTCGAGGTCACGGACATCACCGCCGAGGTCGGCGACCTGGAAAAGCGCGGCGTGCGGTTCCTCGACTACGACAGCGGCGACCTGCGGACGGTCGGCCACATCGCCACCGTGGGCGCGGAGAAGGCGGCCTGGTTCACCGACACCGAGGGCAACTGCCTCTGCCTGCACCAGCTCGGCTGA
- a CDS encoding amidohydrolase family protein: MIDGRTVVDAHVHAPRLSTLKPAWLDWAEKFSGPHDWRSAYDENGEPVPAALDALLESEGVDRALLFSEYSPRATGIQPIEHNLPLVRHNPERFRLVANVNPYLHHPVAAEVERQLDLGAVALKIHPVHGAFSPADKELYAAYHVCAERGVPVILHSGTSSFPGARTSFGNPELLSDVVEDFPRVNFVFAHGGRGWWYDVAAFMALTKENVWLDLSGLPPKKLPEYYARFDFVRLAGKFVFGTDWPGVPGASRNVRALAGLGLPDDVLTDVLSGNAAKLFPGLGI; encoded by the coding sequence GTGATCGATGGCAGGACCGTCGTCGACGCGCACGTCCACGCGCCGCGGCTGAGCACGTTGAAGCCGGCGTGGCTGGACTGGGCGGAGAAGTTCTCGGGACCGCACGACTGGCGCTCGGCCTACGACGAGAACGGCGAGCCGGTGCCGGCCGCGCTGGACGCGCTGCTGGAGTCGGAGGGGGTCGACCGCGCGCTGCTGTTCAGCGAGTACAGCCCGCGTGCGACGGGGATCCAGCCGATCGAGCACAACCTGCCGCTGGTGCGCCACAACCCCGAACGGTTCCGGCTGGTCGCGAACGTCAACCCGTACCTGCACCATCCCGTCGCGGCCGAGGTCGAGCGGCAGCTGGACCTCGGTGCGGTCGCGTTGAAGATCCACCCGGTGCACGGTGCGTTCTCGCCCGCGGACAAGGAGCTGTACGCGGCGTACCACGTGTGCGCCGAGCGGGGGGTGCCGGTGATCCTGCATTCGGGCACGAGCAGCTTTCCCGGCGCCCGCACCAGTTTCGGCAACCCGGAGCTGTTGTCGGACGTCGTGGAGGACTTCCCGCGGGTGAACTTCGTCTTCGCCCACGGCGGCCGCGGCTGGTGGTACGACGTCGCGGCGTTCATGGCGCTGACGAAGGAGAACGTGTGGCTGGACCTGTCGGGCCTGCCGCCGAAGAAGCTGCCGGAGTACTACGCGCGCTTCGACTTCGTCCGGCTGGCGGGGAAGTTCGTGTTCGGCACGGACTGGCCCGGCGTGCCCGGCGCGTCCCGCAACGTCCGGGCCCTGGCCGGGCTGGGCCTGCCGGACGACGTCCTGACCGACGTGCTGTCCGGCAACGCGGCGAAGCTCTTCCCGGGGCTGGGTATCTAG
- a CDS encoding benzoate-CoA ligase family protein — MVGFNAADYLLDRHVRGGDGGRTAVVTPARTLTYAELADTVHRVAGGLAALGVRPEERVMLCMVDGLELLTGILGAMYAGAVPVPVSTMVTGQELGKVLADSRARVLCVSAEFTTAAKEAVALAPEVAEVVLDRANPLDFPGVVTHDWSELSTSDPVLPFDTWEDSPALWLYTSGTTGEPKGAMHRHASIRAVCETYGRQVLGIRDDDRCFSVAKLFFAYGIGNSAFFPLSVGACSVLEPGRPTPQAVADRVRRERPTLFFGVPTFYSALLASDVPDNTFYSVRQAVSAGEPLPAVLFERFRARFGVEILDGIGSTEALHIFLSNRPGAVVPGTTGTAVPGYDVEIRDTLGVPIEAIGEPGELFVRGPSTAFGYWSRYETSKRVFQGDWLRTGDSYVRNPDGTYTCLGRFNDMLKAGGIWVSPSEVEQRLLQHPDVAEVAVVAAPDEDGIDKPVACVVPVAGRAVEPDALIEFCREGLASFKRPRAVVAVHELPKTATGKIRRNVIREQVRDSLRPGALA, encoded by the coding sequence ATGGTCGGGTTCAACGCGGCGGACTACCTGCTCGACCGGCACGTGCGGGGCGGCGACGGCGGGCGTACCGCCGTCGTGACCCCGGCCAGGACGCTGACCTACGCCGAGCTCGCGGACACGGTGCACCGCGTGGCCGGCGGCCTGGCCGCGCTCGGGGTGCGGCCGGAGGAACGCGTGATGCTGTGCATGGTGGACGGTCTCGAGCTGCTCACCGGCATCCTCGGCGCGATGTACGCGGGCGCGGTCCCGGTACCCGTGTCGACCATGGTCACCGGACAGGAGCTGGGCAAGGTGCTGGCGGACTCGCGGGCGCGCGTGCTGTGCGTGTCGGCGGAGTTCACCACCGCGGCCAAGGAGGCGGTCGCGCTCGCGCCGGAGGTCGCCGAGGTCGTCCTCGACCGCGCGAACCCGCTGGACTTCCCCGGGGTGGTGACGCACGACTGGAGCGAACTGTCCACATCGGACCCGGTGCTGCCGTTCGACACGTGGGAGGACTCGCCCGCGCTGTGGCTGTACACCTCGGGCACCACCGGTGAGCCCAAGGGCGCCATGCACCGGCACGCGAGCATCCGCGCGGTGTGCGAGACCTACGGCCGTCAGGTGCTCGGCATCCGCGACGACGACAGGTGTTTCTCGGTCGCGAAGCTGTTCTTCGCCTACGGTATCGGGAACTCCGCGTTCTTCCCCTTGTCGGTGGGCGCCTGTTCGGTCCTCGAGCCCGGACGGCCGACCCCGCAGGCCGTCGCCGATCGGGTCCGCCGGGAGCGGCCGACGCTTTTCTTCGGGGTGCCCACGTTCTACTCCGCGCTGCTCGCCAGCGACGTCCCCGACAACACGTTCTACTCGGTGCGCCAAGCGGTTTCCGCGGGCGAGCCGCTGCCGGCGGTGCTGTTCGAACGCTTCCGCGCGCGGTTCGGCGTCGAGATCCTCGACGGCATCGGGTCCACCGAAGCGCTGCACATCTTCCTGTCGAACCGGCCGGGTGCGGTCGTGCCCGGCACCACCGGCACCGCTGTGCCCGGGTACGACGTCGAGATCCGCGACACCCTGGGCGTGCCGATCGAAGCCATCGGCGAGCCGGGCGAGCTGTTCGTCCGCGGCCCGTCGACGGCGTTCGGCTACTGGAGCCGGTACGAGACCTCGAAGCGGGTCTTCCAGGGCGACTGGCTGCGTACGGGTGACAGCTACGTCCGCAACCCCGACGGCACCTACACTTGCCTCGGCCGGTTCAACGACATGCTGAAAGCCGGTGGCATCTGGGTGTCGCCGTCCGAAGTGGAGCAGAGACTGTTGCAGCACCCCGACGTGGCCGAGGTGGCCGTGGTGGCGGCGCCCGACGAGGACGGCATCGACAAGCCCGTCGCGTGTGTGGTGCCGGTGGCCGGGCGGGCCGTCGAGCCCGACGCGCTGATCGAGTTCTGCCGCGAGGGGCTGGCGTCGTTCAAGCGCCCCCGCGCAGTCGTCGCGGTGCACGAGCTGCCCAAGACCGCGACCGGCAAGATCCGGCGCAACGTCATCCGCGAGCAGGTCCGCGACTCCCTGCGCCCGGGGGCGCTCGCGTGA
- the boxB gene encoding benzoyl-CoA 2,3-epoxidase subunit BoxB, with translation MPEKIDYDSKIPNNVSLADDRRLQRALEGWQPKFMNWWAEMGPTLETHGVYLRTAVSVGRDGWAHFDHVNVPDYRWGIFLAERDPDRTIAFGEHKGEPAWQQVPGEYRADLQRLIVIQGDTEPASVEQQKLLGLSAPSLYDLRNLFQVNVEEGRHLWAMVYLLHAYFGREGREEAEGLLHRNSGSPDTPRILGAFNEETADWLAFYMFTYFTDRDGKYQLGTLKESAFDPLSRTCEFMLKEEAHHMFVGTTGVDRVVQRSAELIREHDTMDIAAHGGIPLDLIQKYINFHYTVSLDLFGSETSTNAANYYTAGLKGRWMEPRRKDDHQLTDDSAELRRPREDGTWETDELQKILLLNLDLRGEYIADCQTGVKRWNRILEDAGISFRLALPHPGFNRQVGINSGHHITPDGTIVDEQTWQDGQKHWLPSSEDFAFVRSLMHPVYERGKIASWVAPPRQGINGKPFDYEYVYL, from the coding sequence GTGCCGGAGAAGATCGACTACGACAGCAAGATCCCGAACAACGTCAGCCTCGCCGACGACCGCAGGCTGCAGCGGGCGCTGGAGGGCTGGCAGCCGAAGTTCATGAACTGGTGGGCCGAGATGGGCCCCACGCTGGAGACCCACGGCGTCTACCTGCGCACGGCGGTCAGCGTCGGCCGGGACGGCTGGGCGCATTTCGACCACGTCAACGTGCCGGACTACCGCTGGGGCATCTTCCTCGCCGAGCGCGACCCCGACCGGACGATCGCGTTCGGCGAGCACAAGGGCGAGCCGGCGTGGCAGCAGGTCCCCGGCGAGTACCGCGCGGACCTGCAGCGGCTGATCGTGATCCAGGGCGACACCGAACCGGCGTCGGTGGAGCAGCAGAAGCTGCTGGGCCTGAGCGCGCCGTCGCTGTACGACCTGCGCAACCTGTTCCAGGTCAACGTCGAAGAGGGCCGTCACCTGTGGGCGATGGTGTACCTGCTGCACGCCTACTTCGGCCGCGAAGGCCGCGAAGAGGCCGAAGGGCTGCTGCACCGCAACTCCGGCAGCCCGGACACGCCGCGCATCCTCGGTGCGTTCAACGAGGAGACCGCCGACTGGCTCGCGTTCTACATGTTCACCTACTTCACCGACCGCGACGGCAAGTACCAGCTGGGCACGCTCAAGGAGTCGGCGTTCGACCCGCTGTCGCGGACGTGCGAGTTCATGCTCAAGGAGGAGGCGCACCACATGTTCGTCGGCACCACCGGGGTCGACCGGGTGGTGCAGCGCTCCGCGGAGCTGATCCGCGAGCACGACACGATGGACATCGCCGCACACGGTGGCATCCCGCTGGACCTCATCCAGAAGTACATCAACTTCCACTACACCGTCTCGCTCGACCTGTTCGGCAGCGAGACCTCGACCAATGCGGCGAACTACTACACCGCCGGGCTCAAGGGCCGCTGGATGGAACCGCGCCGCAAGGACGACCACCAGCTCACCGACGACAGCGCCGAGCTGCGGCGCCCCCGCGAGGACGGCACCTGGGAGACCGACGAGCTGCAGAAGATCCTCCTGCTGAACCTCGACCTGCGCGGCGAGTACATCGCCGACTGCCAGACCGGGGTCAAGCGCTGGAACCGCATCCTGGAGGACGCCGGGATCTCGTTCCGGCTCGCGCTGCCGCACCCTGGTTTCAACCGCCAGGTCGGCATAAACTCCGGCCACCACATCACGCCGGACGGGACGATCGTGGACGAGCAGACGTGGCAGGACGGGCAGAAGCATTGGCTGCCGAGCAGTGAGGACTTCGCGTTCGTGCGTTCGCTGATGCACCCGGTCTACGAGCGCGGGAAGATCGCGAGCTGGGTCGCGCCGCCGCGGCAGGGGATCAACGGCAAGCCCTTCGACTACGAGTACGTGTATCTGTAG